TAACACCTCGTTGTTATTCCTTGCCTAAAGCATAAAGCAACAATAATATACGAGGTGTTTTTGTCAAGAAGTATTTTAAGCTATTTTACTGCCTCTCAATCACATGGGCTACTGGGAAAGATTAGCTCTTTACAAATCATGCTGTTACCGATTGCCGAAAAAATGCAAAAAGTGAAGTTAGCTAACTGATGCCTTATTTTTCAGAGACAAAATAGTCCTAACCTATGCTCAGATTGATACTCATATCAAACCGCTCTTTAATTTCGGGGGGATGCGTACATTTGACCTTTTATCTTTTCATGTTTACCTATATGTTATACGGTTAAATGGACTTCTATAGCAGGGGGTAACTATTCATTGCCTGAAGTCCACCCATTAACTTATTTTAACATAGACAGTTAGCATGGGCGGCTTGTTACTCCTGTGCATTGATTGGGTTTATCTCGAGATTGGGTGGAGGATTCTTGCTTTAACTATACTGTCCAGTCATAATCATGAGATTACGGTCATTGGTTTTGCATTCAGTAATCCGTAGAAATGCCAACTTCCCCTCAAGCAAAATGTTGCGATTTTTTCCTTGACGGAAACGGCATCGGAAAAAAAGATGCTACAACATAGAAGAAATTTATATGATAATAACAAGGAGAAATAATGGTCAAGCTGAGACTGAGACGGATGGGAGCTGGTGATCAGCCCTTTTACCGGATTGTTGCTGTGGATTCCCGCGTGAAACAATGTGGTAAATATCTGGAATGTGTGGGTTGGTACGACCCCAAACCGGATCCATCCAAGATTAATATCGAAACAGAACGCGCGATTCACTGGCTCTCTGTGGGTGCACAACCCACCGATACAGTGCGCTCTCTGTTGCGCAAAGCCGGCATCTTGCAGATCTGGCACGAGCGCAAAATAGCGAAAGCTGAATGATTCATACAGAAACCGAGGTGATGCATGAAAGATCTCATTGAATTCATGGTTAAAGCTCTTGTGGACGATCCCAGTGAAGTGTCTATCACCGAGATCAGTGGCGGAAAGGTCACAATTTATGAACTTCGTGTAGCAAAAAGTGACATTGGTAAGGTAATAGGAAAACGCGGTCGTACCGCAGGCGCTATTCGCACTATCATCAACGCTGTATCTACCAAGCAAGGAAAGCGCGCAGAACTGGAAATTATTGAGTAAATGACTGCCCCTCACCTA
This sequence is a window from Candidatus Cloacimonadota bacterium. Protein-coding genes within it:
- the rpsP gene encoding 30S ribosomal protein S16 translates to MVKLRLRRMGAGDQPFYRIVAVDSRVKQCGKYLECVGWYDPKPDPSKINIETERAIHWLSVGAQPTDTVRSLLRKAGILQIWHERKIAKAE
- a CDS encoding KH domain-containing protein is translated as MKDLIEFMVKALVDDPSEVSITEISGGKVTIYELRVAKSDIGKVIGKRGRTAGAIRTIINAVSTKQGKRAELEIIE